One Zingiber officinale cultivar Zhangliang chromosome 10B, Zo_v1.1, whole genome shotgun sequence genomic window, TGatccatgaaaaaaatatatagagagaaaACAAAAATCTAGCAATCTGGAAGTTTTGTGCCTTGGCATTATCAGAATGAAAGTTTAGTAATATGATAGCTGACGTCAAATAGAATTACAAATCCAAAAGATGGCCATTTGTTCCCCTATTAtggaagttaattaacaattgaacttgtatccaacaaattaaagaatgaaaaattacTGGACAAGTTGGAAAATATGttattatttcatttttatgCTCGCATAATCATTGTGGTACTAATGAACCGTATACAAATTACAGGGCACTAATTGGATAATCATCCAACTGCTTGCATTTAAAGCAATGTAGAAGGTTTCATCACTTAACAAGACCTCATAAAAACAAGTCCTTCATCAAGTTCACCAGCATTACTACAGCAGATCGATAATTCACGAATAGTAATGATTTTAATGCAAGTAAATGATCAAAATCAAGACTAAAAGAGATTAAAGCAGGAACCGGAACCAAGAGTGCGATGCTTTTACCTTCACTGATCAAACCTTTGTAAACTCTACCAAATCCTCCAACACCCAAAACATGATCCTgcctaaaattcccaacttattaCTGAAAATGCCATACTAATTAACTCATGCCATACTAATTAATATCTATAACATGCCATACTAATTAACTCATGTATCTTGACATCTACATACTAAAAATGGCTCCATATCATATCTATAAATGGGATGTCCCTTGCTGTCAGATTCTAATTGCTTTCTCTCATAATTCCTTGGTCGAATtacttcttcttcaagtagtttCCACCTTTCAGAAAACGGCAACTACACCACCCAGAAAAAGCAACATGAGATAACTCTTGACACACTTAGCATATACAGTGGAAATTCATGACACAGACATGTATTGAAATTGTAATCACTAGAAAAGAATAGGATTTGAGCTAGTAGAGAAGGATAAAAATGAAAACTGTATGGCACGAGACTAGATGATAACTAAATAGGTCATAAGCTAGAACAGTAAGGTCATAGCAAAATATAGTAATACACAAAGTTACAGACATCTGGAGATGTTTTAAAATACATCTTTTACATCAATGTTTCAAAGGGAAGGAATGATAAAAGCTTTTGGTTGCTCATTCTAAAATGCAAACCAGTCAAAACATGGTTACATGGGAATTTAAGATGGAAACACAATATTAGATGGAAACACAATATATGTAAACCAATAGATTGTTTGTTCCAAAAATCCAAATATACATTCATAATTTTGCAGATTTGAACATTGAAACACAATGAACTACTAGCTGTCTTTCATGTCAGGCTAAAGATGTTAAATAAATAAGGTatgtatatacacacacacacacacacacacacacacacatatatatatatatatatatatatatatagatatagatatagatataTATTGACAAGGATAAAGACACACCTGTTAAGAGAAACTGGATGTGAACCAGGAAATTGTGGGTTTGTTCTTCCCTAATAACCAAGAATAAGAAACAGAGAActaataagaaataaaatataaatgagtTAATACGATCAAATAAAACCACAGCAAATAAGACCAAATCGTATTGTGAAAATGTGActgttaattgaaaattttagtagGGCTGGATCTAAAGTATAACTATATTAGTTACCAAAATAACAGGTACTTGTGAATCAATAAATAACAGAGGCTCCCTGACTGATTATGTATAACAGATTCATAaaggtttgaaaaataaaattcataaagaAAGACCATAAAAGAAAAGTGGCAAACTAAAAAAAAACTGAATTATAAATCAAGAGGTgctagaagaaggaaaaaaaaagtagAGCTTATGATCTAAAATTCCAGTGTAATTGCAGCAACTTCCTATTACAGATGTCGGCCACCCCAGTTAGCATAGATACAAGAGGGATAAGCCAGGTGTTTGGTGAACACCATCCTCCTTGGAATGAACTTTAGGCAATTCCAATTTTTTTCTTTCCAGATCACTGGCATCCATCAGATGGCTGATTCAGATGTCCAAATGGAACCATAGACTGAGTTTCGAATAGTAAATAATGGCTAATCAGTCGCAAACAGCAATCCAAGCATTTATATTACAATTACAAGGGAAACTCGCAGAAACTCAAGCAAGCATAGTCCAACAAACTTAGGTCCTGACTTAAGCATCGGAATGTAGTAACAAGCCTAAATAGTCCATTCAGAACAGCAAGCCACAAAGCATAAGCTATATAAAACAATTGATAACTAAACCCTTTCAACTTCCATTCTCAAATACACTTACAGCTATCTGATTATTGTGTCCATGATAATGTGTCTATTTCAGGTTCTTGCATTTCTCCAGGGCCCTTGGGGCTGCAGAAACAATCATAGTTTTGTTAGTCTTGAGGTTGCATGGAAAATGTGAGCAAAAGCAAGCAACTTAATTGTGGCACAATAAACTCAAACTTCATTTAAGGACACACTAAAACATGGAATGAAGGGATGCTTCTTTACATATCAGATCGAAAATCCAGAAAATGAAATGTGAAGGAAAGGATTTTACTGACCAAGTCCAATAGCATCTGAGCCTTTCATGATCCTCAACCTCCTGCATGAGTTTGTGAACATCCTGAAATATTTCATTTAATTAGCAGAAAAGAATGTGAATGGAAGTTTCAGGGACAACAAATAATTCATGACCAGAAAGACAAATTGATTACATTACGTCCAAATAGAAATATACagaattaatgaaacagaaaacaCATGAACTATGAAAAGCAAATAAGGTTACTTACGCCCATGGCACATCACCGACAAGCATCCAGTCTCCATCCTTGTCTTCATAAGTAATGACATACTCAGAACCATTCAGGAGATCCATCAAATGATTCTCAGATAACTCCTCTCTGCCTGGTATTCCATGAGAATCACACCGACCTGAATTCGAATGGAAAGGAGTCAATCATATGCACCATATTAAGTTTCAGCGaaattaatttgatttggatAGACAGGCTTCCATccatgatttaatttattttctcaTGGGAAAAAATTGAATTAAGGTTTTGATATTTGTTAAAATGAGTATTGTTGCAAATAATGGCATAAAGAAACATATATCTGAACAAAAAACATTCTTCGTTATTTTCTATTtcatttaaaaaaacaaataataagGAATCATTAAATCTCACCAATTGTGAAGCCGCTGAACATTTTCTCAAGTGCTGATGAAAGTTCCTTATAGTTTTTGTATATTTTGAGATCAACTTTCCTCAGATAAGGAGCTCCATCCATGCTAACCTTGACATAAAGACACCCTTGCCCTTGTATTCCATCAGCATCATCTTTAACCTTAGATGGATTTGTAATCATAGTATTCTTCCGATAACTACGGATTGGTGGCCAACCAACCACCTGTGCTCTGCCATATGCATGCCCGTTACATGTTCAATGTTCTAACTTCTTTCAGCATAACAGAAACAAACTAAAAATCCCATCTACATAATTAATTACATCTGTATCGTACATGATCAATTAAGTAGAAGATAATTTGGCAGTAGGTCTATGGAAAAATTATGCATATCATGTCTGTTCCAAAGTGTTATGGTTTACAATTGAACATAAAGTAATTGATTAAATTACTTTATGATTTCAGTATCAAAACACTCGAGTCTAGAAACCCAGAAGTAGACAAAACTTGAATACATATGTTAACGTCCAAGGGAAGATCTTAGTCTCTCAAAAGCATACATAATATTTTACATAAAGTAATTGATTAAATTCCTTTcttagtaatgtcatttcatggaTACAAAGATCCTGGCGTCGAGAAAAAAATCGATTCTTCCTATTAAATGAATGGCAGAGTTTATACCATTGCAAACCCTTGTTGAACCACAAACCACCAAACGGATGTCACCCAGATTCTACGTTTGTGCACCCAAAAAAGACTCTATTT contains:
- the LOC122029597 gene encoding auxin-responsive protein IAA17-like isoform X1 produces the protein MQRLMSSTVEHDYIGLSERNSSAGGVEGGVLNLKATELRLGLPGSESPHRVEKIGLTLDLLPKSFVSGAKRGFSDANDGGGTWGFAAEGGGSEVNSVKGGGLFSGRGEVASGGSAGQLSGQGNVGKDLAVKAAGQERKVTPKGCGSVGNDSPVAPAAKAQVVGWPPIRSYRKNTMITNPSKVKDDADGIQGQGCLYVKVSMDGAPYLRKVDLKIYKNYKELSSALEKMFSGFTIGRCDSHGIPGREELSENHLMDLLNGSEYVITYEDKDGDWMLVGDVPWAMFTNSCRRLRIMKGSDAIGLAPRALEKCKNLK
- the LOC122029597 gene encoding auxin-responsive protein IAA17-like isoform X2, which codes for MSSTVEHDYIGLSERNSSAGGVEGGVLNLKATELRLGLPGSESPHRVEKIGLTLDLLPKSFVSGAKRGFSDANDGGGTWGFAAEGGGSEVNSVKGGGLFSGRGEVASGGSAGQLSGQGNVGKDLAVKAAGQERKVTPKGCGSVGNDSPVAPAAKAQVVGWPPIRSYRKNTMITNPSKVKDDADGIQGQGCLYVKVSMDGAPYLRKVDLKIYKNYKELSSALEKMFSGFTIGRCDSHGIPGREELSENHLMDLLNGSEYVITYEDKDGDWMLVGDVPWAMFTNSCRRLRIMKGSDAIGLAPRALEKCKNLK